The Calditrichota bacterium genome includes a window with the following:
- the rfaE2 gene encoding D-glycero-beta-D-manno-heptose 1-phosphate adenylyltransferase — protein sequence MKEISKLVSPDELLILKKNWSRSRKKGVWTNGCFDIMHAGHVEYLQQAKNFGDILVVGMNSDRSVHALKGTGRPICNERHRSQVLAALGCVDFVIIFDEKSPVKIIEQLQPNVYVKGGDYAIDTIDQTERRVVENYGGQIVILPEVPGISTSILIEKIKHLK from the coding sequence TTGAAAGAAATTTCCAAACTCGTTTCTCCGGACGAATTGCTCATTCTCAAAAAAAATTGGTCACGATCAAGGAAAAAAGGGGTCTGGACTAATGGTTGTTTTGACATCATGCACGCCGGACATGTGGAATATTTGCAGCAGGCAAAAAACTTCGGCGATATTTTAGTCGTCGGCATGAACAGCGACAGGTCGGTGCACGCCCTCAAAGGGACGGGAAGACCTATTTGCAATGAACGTCATCGGTCGCAAGTGCTCGCTGCACTGGGATGTGTTGATTTCGTCATAATTTTTGACGAAAAAAGTCCGGTAAAAATAATCGAACAACTTCAGCCAAATGTTTATGTCAAAGGCGGCGATTACGCCATTGACACCATCGATCAGACCGAGCGGAGAGTCGTGGAGAACTATGGCGGGCAAATTGTAATCTTGCCGGAAGTGCCAGGAATTTCCACTTCTATTTTGATCGAAAAAATCAAACATCTGAAATGA
- a CDS encoding ubiquinone/menaquinone biosynthesis methyltransferase, with protein sequence MKELTPLYERFKNSEEKEKYVIDLFSKIDKNYDQMNRYMSFGMDMSWRKRAIKLGNFPKNSFLLDVAAGTGDFTLSALKQLPEARIIGIDFCMSLLKIAKQKFASQNGKYQVDWVYGNGLRLPFPDNSFDGVITGFSLRNVTAVRGFFQEFYRVTKPGGKVVSVEMMRPTKPFQKRIFAIHHKKIVPALGKLLASFPDAYTYLPLSIENFYSSDELVDEITSVGWKNVRYKSMMFGFIAAHLGEK encoded by the coding sequence ATGAAAGAATTAACTCCTTTGTATGAACGATTTAAAAATTCAGAAGAAAAAGAAAAATATGTTATTGATTTATTTTCTAAAATTGACAAAAATTATGACCAGATGAACCGCTACATGTCTTTCGGCATGGACATGAGCTGGCGGAAAAGAGCGATTAAATTAGGGAATTTCCCCAAAAACAGTTTTTTGCTTGACGTTGCTGCGGGAACCGGAGATTTTACTTTATCAGCATTGAAACAGTTACCAGAGGCAAGAATCATCGGAATAGATTTTTGCATGTCTTTGCTTAAAATTGCGAAACAAAAATTTGCCTCCCAAAACGGCAAATATCAGGTGGACTGGGTGTACGGCAATGGGCTGCGGCTCCCTTTTCCTGACAATTCCTTTGACGGCGTGATTACAGGATTTTCCTTAAGAAATGTCACCGCTGTACGCGGATTTTTTCAAGAATTCTATCGCGTGACAAAACCCGGCGGGAAAGTTGTATCTGTGGAAATGATGCGCCCGACAAAGCCGTTTCAGAAACGAATTTTTGCTATCCATCATAAAAAAATTGTTCCGGCGCTGGGGAAATTGCTCGCTTCTTTCCCGGATGCGTACACTTATCTTCCGCTGTCAATTGAAAATTTTTATTCATCCGATGAATTAGTCGATGAAATTACGTCGGTCGGCTGGAAAAATGTGCGTTACAAAAGCATGATGTTCGGATTTATTGCAGCTCATCTTGGAGAAAAGTGA
- a CDS encoding M48 family metallopeptidase, with protein MTTWMIIFLIAYIAIILFSYSLKFINLNYLKKHGHEIPEPFIGHIDGELLKKTSDYTFEHSRFGYFESIFDNIVLIVFLFGGLLGIYTHWVSSLGLPFIVAGIVFFFLLSLISTMLDIPFDLYSTFKIENKYGFNTTTPKVWITDFIKSIIISAILLAIMGGVGFWIIQASPHYWWLFVWVFFLVFSLFLMYISPYVIEPLFNKFTPISEEYKSLEEKITELLAKVGIRVSRVFQMDASKRSKHTNAYFTGIGKTKRIILYDTLLKKMEEDEILSVLAHEAGHWKKKHLLKMIVVSEFIGFIGIYISFRILQTDWLTKIFALEDDSFFAKLVILGFIGGLVSFPFTPIGSYFSRKHEREADQMAVSLTGKSDGQISALIKLSKDNLSNLHPHPFYAKFYYSHPPIVERIKMLKSMKPEKI; from the coding sequence ATGACGACCTGGATGATTATTTTTTTGATTGCCTACATTGCGATCATTTTGTTCAGCTATTCGTTGAAATTTATTAATTTAAATTATCTAAAAAAGCACGGCCATGAAATTCCCGAGCCATTCATTGGTCACATCGACGGTGAATTGCTCAAAAAAACCAGCGACTACACCTTTGAGCACAGTCGGTTTGGCTACTTCGAATCCATTTTCGACAATATCGTACTCATCGTTTTTCTGTTCGGGGGTCTGCTCGGCATTTACACGCATTGGGTTTCTTCCCTCGGTCTGCCGTTCATCGTCGCCGGGATTGTTTTCTTTTTCTTGTTGTCGCTCATCTCCACAATGCTGGACATTCCGTTCGATTTGTACTCCACATTCAAAATTGAAAACAAATACGGTTTTAACACGACAACACCCAAAGTCTGGATCACAGACTTCATCAAATCAATCATCATTTCCGCTATTTTGCTGGCGATTATGGGCGGCGTCGGCTTCTGGATCATTCAGGCAAGTCCCCATTACTGGTGGCTGTTCGTGTGGGTGTTTTTTCTTGTGTTCAGTCTTTTTCTCATGTACATCTCGCCGTACGTCATTGAGCCGCTGTTCAATAAATTCACGCCAATTTCCGAAGAGTACAAATCGCTGGAAGAAAAAATCACTGAACTGCTGGCAAAAGTGGGCATCCGCGTTAGTCGTGTTTTTCAAATGGATGCTTCCAAACGCAGCAAACACACCAACGCCTATTTCACCGGCATCGGCAAAACCAAACGCATCATTCTTTACGATACTCTGCTGAAAAAAATGGAAGAAGATGAAATCCTTAGCGTGCTGGCGCACGAGGCAGGTCATTGGAAAAAGAAGCATCTGCTCAAAATGATCGTCGTCTCGGAGTTCATTGGTTTCATCGGCATTTACATTTCATTTCGTATTTTGCAAACCGACTGGCTGACGAAAATTTTTGCCCTGGAAGATGACTCGTTTTTTGCCAAATTAGTCATTTTGGGCTTCATTGGCGGGCTGGTCTCATTTCCGTTCACGCCCATTGGCAGCTATTTTTCCCGCAAACATGAGCGCGAAGCCGATCAAATGGCAGTTTCTCTCACCGGGAAATCTGACGGGCAAATCAGTGCGCTGATTAAACTGTCAAAAGATAATTTGTCAAATCTGCACCCGCATCCGTTTTACGCCAAATTTTATTATTCGCATCCGCCGATTGTGGAGCGAATCAAAATGCTTAAATCCATGAAACCGGAAAAAATTTAA
- a CDS encoding 1-acyl-sn-glycerol-3-phosphate acyltransferase: MKRLEFKNSVYLTKLEKISLFSKLFPSLTFYSSFLAVVFRSSSLAKKGKYDNEAWMDASYQVLRALEKRGATFEITGIDHLQKLNSPCVIIGNHMSMMETIVMASIVQPIKNITFIVKQSLLDYPVFKHIMRSRDPIAVTRTNPRQDLKAVLEGGLEKIKKGISIIVFPQTTRTVNFDPDQFSTIGVKLAQKANAPIIPLAVKTDAWGNGKWLKDFGKIDPAKPVKFAFGPPIQVKEKGSDAHEAVKDFIISKLKEWEKE; encoded by the coding sequence ATGAAACGTCTGGAGTTCAAAAATTCTGTTTACCTGACAAAACTTGAAAAAATTTCTCTCTTCTCCAAACTTTTTCCTTCTCTCACTTTTTACAGCAGCTTTCTCGCGGTAGTTTTTAGATCGAGCAGTCTGGCGAAAAAAGGAAAATATGACAACGAAGCGTGGATGGACGCCAGCTATCAAGTGCTGCGCGCCCTGGAAAAAAGAGGCGCTACTTTTGAAATTACAGGCATTGATCATCTCCAAAAATTAAATTCGCCGTGCGTCATCATCGGGAATCACATGAGTATGATGGAAACCATCGTCATGGCGAGCATCGTTCAGCCCATCAAAAACATCACCTTTATTGTCAAGCAAAGTTTGCTCGATTATCCGGTTTTCAAACACATCATGCGATCCCGCGATCCCATAGCTGTCACAAGAACTAATCCGAGACAGGATTTGAAGGCTGTACTGGAAGGCGGGCTTGAAAAAATCAAAAAGGGAATTTCCATCATTGTTTTTCCGCAGACCACACGCACCGTCAATTTCGATCCTGACCAATTCAGTACCATCGGCGTCAAACTCGCCCAAAAAGCAAACGCGCCGATCATCCCGCTGGCGGTGAAAACTGACGCCTGGGGAAACGGCAAATGGCTGAAAGATTTCGGGAAAATAGATCCGGCGAAACCTGTAAAATTTGCTTTCGGCCCGCCGATTCAGGTCAAAGAAAAAGGCAGCGATGCGCATGAGGCAGTAAAGGATTTCATCATTTCCAAGTTGAAAGAATGGGAAAAAGAATAA